The following coding sequences are from one Methanohalophilus halophilus window:
- a CDS encoding MarR family transcriptional regulator, whose translation MDVLEKIFGKTAQMTVLKNLISHKGDSTYLSGIAEETGLSHSSVARVIAPLVETGIVKEKPLGKQIRTFSLNMDSELTQLVLEFYDRIQKFSD comes from the coding sequence ATGGATGTTCTTGAAAAGATATTCGGCAAGACTGCACAAATGACAGTTCTCAAAAACCTGATATCCCATAAGGGTGACTCTACCTATCTCTCAGGTATTGCAGAAGAGACAGGTTTGTCTCATTCGAGTGTTGCCCGTGTAATCGCACCTCTTGTAGAAACAGGTATCGTTAAAGAGAAACCCCTGGGAAAACAGATACGTACTTTCAGTCTCAATATGGATAGTGAACTGACACAGCTTGTCCTTGAATTCTATGATCGTATCCAGAAGTTTTCCGATTAA
- a CDS encoding response regulator, with protein MPEKELDDKILSLLEKNPALSAVELADVLNISEKAVQTRLEEMGDSRQTILIIDDEPDAIIAAKRALQAEGYNVIEAYNGKTGLEAIEEKIPDLILLDVMMPDMDGFEVCKHLKEDELHNHIPIIMLTAKGEVDDRVEGIETGADDYITKPFNLRELKARIQMVLRRAQS; from the coding sequence ATGCCCGAAAAAGAACTTGACGATAAGATACTCAGTCTTCTTGAAAAGAATCCGGCCCTTTCTGCAGTCGAACTGGCAGATGTACTGAACATATCTGAAAAAGCAGTACAAACAAGACTTGAAGAGATGGGAGATTCCAGGCAAACCATCCTGATAATAGATGACGAGCCCGACGCCATAATTGCTGCAAAAAGAGCGTTGCAGGCAGAAGGATATAATGTTATTGAGGCATATAACGGGAAAACCGGTCTCGAAGCAATTGAGGAAAAAATACCAGACCTTATTCTTCTGGATGTCATGATGCCGGATATGGATGGTTTTGAAGTATGCAAACACCTGAAAGAAGATGAACTGCATAACCACATCCCCATAATAATGCTTACTGCAAAAGGCGAAGTTGATGACCGGGTAGAAGGAATCGAGACAGGTGCAGACGATTATATTACAAAGCCCTTCAACCTGAGAGAACTTAAAGCCCGAATTCAAATGGTATTGCGCCGGGCACAAAGCTGA